A part of Odontesthes bonariensis isolate fOdoBon6 chromosome 23, fOdoBon6.hap1, whole genome shotgun sequence genomic DNA contains:
- the itgb4 gene encoding integrin beta-4 isoform X4, whose protein sequence is MRRWAVKLSAGLSLLTILLTCCYAEENYCFASRSKTCSECVRAGKGCAYCPDENFNGPRCDLYVNIVAHGCSVATVITAQSSMTIDRHQAINTMIQQSQVSPQEVTMTFLPGEEKLLDVDVFSPITGPLDLYILMDFSNSMSDDLDNLKRMGNELATLVRNLSNDYTIGFGKFVDKVIEPQTDMRPEKLLKPWPNSDGPFSFQNVIKLTNDLDVFTSKLSKENISGNLDPPEGGFDAMLQAAVCGDQIGWRDHSTHLLVFSTESAFHYESDGANVLSGVLPRNDERCHLDALGSYTEATNQDYPSIPTLVRLLGKHNIIPIFAVTSYSYSYYEKLQAYFPIAEVGELTQDSSNILPVIETAFKSIRSKMSIRAEELPKAFEAQFLNSSGQVAEYGAFNIKPGDIGTFKMRLKAQRMINEEHACEMNPAEREGAVRVKPTTFNAAVRVKASILCPTCDCEKTRIPKADRCHGNGNLTCGKCQCYEGWLGNFCNCSASASALDTNQCIGPGMKEPCSGRGDCQACGTCVCYKPEQFEGPYCQYDNTQCKRHSGFLCNDRGSCVMGQCACTEGWEGDACQCPKSNQTCLDSKGVVCGGRGKCVCGRCECHSSETLLTSTCEPNLQYQFSVCEDTRVCAQCQAWKTGENKKKEKCDTCPFKVVMVDELKEQEKVLGACSFRDEEDDCTYHYTVETNKESIVEMLKEKDCPPASLLWLLPLILFLLLLLALLLLCCWKYCACCTACWQRFLALLPCWKRGRMVGFKEDEYVLRQSQLTSDHLDTPLMRTGPLKGTDVVRWKVTDNVHRGASHPQALIKPNPKEMIQFPMSLRLNRLFSENLFHPESRDAEQLRKEVADNLNEVYKQIPGVQKVQQTSFRMQRNAGKRQDYTVMDTVLSAPRSSYPDIVKVTEKNVQSGNFHDLKVVPGYYTVATDREAAGAVEFQEGVESVDVHVPLFVKDEDDDKKQLLVEAKDVPLGIAEIGKRLVNITIIKEHATSIFSFLQPAYTYSRQDAVANIPISREIIEDGRTQVTYRTRDLTAKDKKDYLTAEGDLSYGLGEVQKMVPVPLLELGEKDGLLEDKQIKQFVMDLSNPRQGAKLGRYPRTTVTIMDQPEPSVMMFKKGTQNFSTSDPLYTIPVVRTRNTDSTATVKYHTKKAQRFELSGPLKFGPGETEKNIVIDPKVYPGPIQPETFQLELFDPSSNASIGERRTTLVNLTEGVPRSPEKSQMQQMGYVNQKATSPGGYPLTPENLKAKATGPRNIRLNWDPAPGNPVGYKVKYWIYGDPEKDAQVLDVKTPHAELTDLYPYCDYEMRVCAYNVLGDGYDTDIVSCQTLEDGPGEPGRLAFNVISPTVTQVSWAEPAETNGNITAYEVIYTPIDDELKPVGAAKKVMIDNPKKRMLLIENLQSAQTYQYKVRAKNSVGWGPFRDATINLASQPTRPLSIPIIPDIPIVDAEAGDEYDSYLMYSNDVLKSPTSSKTPSVSGDDYMMNGKWEQNFLFPGGSLTRNLSASSSPMSTLSSNYRGAGGSMSTETTNTYLTGHGGSHRKEMMGGGVHTTEVIMRKRSENRGYTDENIRDSIVMTDVSSKFPDLDARFSPGVPETPSRLVFSALGPTALKVSWQEPHCEKDILGYCVLYQLLNGAETKRIDVTNPAENSVIIHDLLPNHSYLFKVKAQSQEGWGPEREGVITIESAVDPKSPLSPMPGSPFTLSTPSAPGPLVFTALSPDSLQLSWEKPRKPNGDILGYIVTCEQLHGGGDVRSFQVNGDSAETSLTVPNLTENVPYKFKVQARTTQGFGPEREGIITIESQDGGALSQYNSQSLTRRDVFLMPTEVTTQTNVSHTMLNDPYFSDGMTTTTQHTESGSMVTRQITREVVQRSVMGGSTVTKKMFYET, encoded by the exons ATGAGGAGATGGGCCGTAAAACTCTCAGCGGGTCTCAGCCTTCTGACCATCCTGCTGACCTGCTGTTACGCTGAAG AGAACTACTGCTTCGCTTCGAGGTCCAAAACCTGCTCAGAGTGTGTGCGTGCAGGGAAAGGCTGCGCCTACTGCCCTGATGAG AACTTTAACGGACCTCGCTGTGACCTGTACGTGAACATAGTCGCCCACGGCTGCAGTGTGGCGACTGTCATCACAGCTCAAAGCAGTATGACGATAGACAGA CATCAAGCAATCAACACGATGATCCAGCAGTCTCAGGTGTCGCCGCAGGAGGTGACCATGACCTTTCTGCCGGGAGAGGAGAAACTGTTGGATGTGGACGTGTTTTCTCCAATCACAGGCCCTCTGGATCTTTATATTCTTATGGACTTCTCCAACTCCATGTCTGATGATTTGGACAACTTGAAGAGAATGGGCAACGAGCTAG CTACGCTGGTGAGGAACCTGTCAAATGACTACACCATTGGATTTGGAAAATTTGTGGACAAAGTGATTGAGCCCCAGACTGACATGAGACCGGAAAA ACTTCTGAAGCCGTGGCCAAACAGCGACGGTCCCTTCTCTTTTCAAAACGTCATCAAACTGACAAACGATTTGGACGTCTTCACTTCTAAACTCAGCAAGGAGAATATATCTGGTAACCTGGACCCCCCTGAAGGAGGGTTTGATGCCATGCTCCAGGCCGCAGTGTGTGGG GATCAGATCGGTTGGCGCGATCACAGCACGCATCTCCTGGTTTTCTCCACCGAGTCAGCCTTCCACTACGAGTCTGATGGTGCTAATGTGCTGTCAGGCGTCCTGCCACGCAACGACGAGCGCTGCCATCTGGACGCACTTGGTAGCTACACAGAGGCTACAAACCAGGACTACCCTTCAATACCCACACTGGTCCGTCTGTTGGGAAAACACAACATCATTCCCATCTTCGCTGTCACCAGCTATTCTTACTCATACTACGAG AAACTCCAAGCGTATTTTCCCATTGCTGAGGTGGGTGAGCTTACGCAGGACTCATCCAATATCCTACCGGTCATAGAGACTGCCTTTAAG AGTATCCGATCTAAGATGAGCATCCGTGCAGAGGAGTTACCAAAGGCTTTTGAGGCTCAGTTCTTGAACAGTAGTGGACAGGTTGCAGAGTATGGGGCCTTCAACATCAAGCCTGGAGATATT GGTACTTTCAAGATGCGGCTCAAAGCCCAACGAATGATCAATGAAGAGCACGCTTGCGAGATGAATCCAGCTGAGAGAGAAGGTGCAGTGAGGGTCAAACCTACAACCTTTAACGCTGCAGTTAGAGTGAAGGCCTCCATTTTGTGTCCAACCTGTGACTGCGAGAAG ACCCGGATCCCTAAAGCAGATAGATGCCATGGCAACGGGAACTTAACGTGTGGCAAGTGTCAGTGCTACGAAGGCTG GTTGGGGAACTTCTGTAACTGCTCAGCGAGCGCTTCAGCTCTGGACACCAACCAGTGCATCGGACCTGGCATGAAAGAGCCTTGTTCAGGCCGTGGAGACTGTCAGGCGTGTGGAACCTGTGTGTGCTACAAACCGGAACAGTTTGAAGGACCCTACTGTCAGTATGACAACACCCAGTGCAAAAGACACTCAGGCTTCCTCTGCAACG ACCGTGGCTCTTGCGTTATGGGACAGTGTGCATGCACTGAGGGCTGGGAGGGCGATGCCTGCCAGTGTCCAAAGAGCAATCAGACCTGTCTGGACAGCAAGGGG GTGGTCTGCGGCGGGCGAGGTAAATGCGTTTGTGGTCGCTGCGAATGTCATTCGTCTGAGACGCTTCTGACTTCGACCTGTGAGCCAAACCTTCAG TACCAATTCAGTGTGTGTGAGGACACGAGGGTTTGCGCCCAGTGTCAGGCCTGGAAGACAGGAGAGAACAAGAAGAAAGAGAAGTGTGACACTTGCCCCTTCAAAGTTGTCATGGTGGATGAACTGAAAGAAC AGGAGAAGGTGCTTGGTGCGTGCAGTTTCCGCGATGAGGAGGACGACTGTACATACCACTACACTGTTGAAACCAATAAAGAGTCGATAGTTGAGATGCTCAAAGAGAAAG ACTGTCCACCTGCCAGTCTGCTGTGGTTGCTGCCTctcatcctcttcctcctgtTGCTGTTGGCacttctgctgctctgctgctggaaGTACTGTGCCTGCTGCACAGCCTGTTGGCAG AGGTTTCTCGCCCTGCTGCCTTGCTGGAAGAGGG GTCGGATGGTCGGCTTTAAGGAGGATGAGTATGTGCTGCGTCAGTCTCAGCTCACCTCAGACCATTTGGACACACCATTGATGAGGACCGGCCCGCTCAAAGGAACTGATGTGGTGCGCTGGAAGGTCACAGATAACGTGCACCGTGGAGCCAGCCACCCCCAGGCGCTGATAAAGCCAAACCCAAAGGAGATGA TTCAGTTCCCGATGTCTCTGCGACTAAACCGGCTGTTCTCTGAGAACCTCTTTCACCCAGAAAGCAGAGACGCTGAGCAACTCCGCAAAGAAGTGGCTGATAAT CTTAATGAGGTGTACAAGCAGATTCCTGGGGTACAGAAAGTGCAACAGACATCATTCAG aatgCAAAGAAACGCAGGAAAAAG GCAGGACTACACCGTCATGGACACGGTGTTGTCTGCTCCTCGCAGCAGCTACCCAGATATAGTCAAAGTCACTGAGAAGAATGTCCAGTCCGGAAACTTCCATGACCTCAAAGTGGTGCCAGGCTACTACACTGTAGCCACAGACAGAG aGGCCGCGGGAGCCGTAGAGTTCCAAGAGGGTGTGGAGTCTGTAGACGTTCACGTGCCGCTCTTTGTCAAAGATGAAGACGACGACAAGAAGCAGCTGCTGGTGGAGGCCAAAGATGTGCCTCTGGGCATTGCAGAGATCGGAAAACGTTTggttaatatcaccatcatcaaAGAGCATG CCACCAGCATCTTCTCATTCCTCCAGCCAGCTTACACGTACAGCAGGCAGGATGCAGTGGCCAACATCCCCATCAGCAGAGAGATCATTGAGGATGGACGCACACAGGTCACTTACCGTACACGAGATCTTACAGCCAAGGATAAGAAG GACTATTTAACTGCAGAGGGAGACCTGTCCTATGGTCTTGGTGAGGTTCAGAAGATGGTCCCTGTTCCTCTGCTAGAGCTGGGTGAAAAAGACGGCTTGTTAGAAGACAAACAGATCAAACAGTTTGTCATGGACCTCAGTAACCCACGGCAGGGTGCCAAGCTGGGACGCTACCCAAGAACGACCGTCACCATCATGGACCAACCAG AACCAAGTGTGATGATGTTCAAGAAAGGCACCCAAAACTTCAGCACATCAGACCCGCTGTACACCATCCCTGTGGTTCGTACTCGCAACACAGACAGTACCGCCACGGTGAAATATCACACCAAGAAAGCTCAGCGTTTTGAGCTTTCTGGCCCTCTGAAGTTTGGTCCTGGAGAGACAGAGAAGAATATAGTGATTGACCCGAAAGTATACCCGGGCCCGATCCAGCCAGAAACCTTCCAGCTGGAGCTGTTTGACCCCAGCAGCAACGCTTCTATCGGAGAGAGGAGAACCACTCTTGTCAATCTCACAGAGGGAG TTCCAAGATCTCCTGAGAAGTCTCAGATGCAACAGATGGGCTACGTGAACCAAAAAGCTACCTCCCCTGGAGGTTACCCTCTCACCCCAGAAAACCTCAAGGCCAAAGCAACCGGACCCAGAAACATCCGTCTGAACTGGGACCCAGCACCTGGTAACCCCGTGGGATACAAG GTGAAGTATTGGATCTACGGCGACCCAGAGAAAGATGCTCAGGTGTTAGACGTTAAGACTCCTCACGCTGAGTTGACCGACCTGTACCCTTACTGTGACTATGAGATGCGAGTGTGTGCCTACAATGTGTTGGGAGATGGCTATGATACCGACATCGTTTCCTGCCAGACACTGGAGGATG GGCCTGGTGAACCTGGTCGACTGGCCTTCAACGTCATCAGTCCAACTGTCACTCAGGTCAGCTGGGCAGAGCCTGCAGAGACCAACGGCAACATCACAGCATACGAGGTCATCTACACACCTATCGACGATGAACTGA AGCCGGTGGGGGCAGCCAAGAAAGTGATGATTGACAATCCTAAGAAACGAATGCTGCTGATAGAGAACCTCCAGAGCGCCCAAACGTATCAGTACAAAGTCCGTGCCAAGAACAGCGTAGGCTGGGGCCCCTTCAGAGACGCCACCATCAACTTGGCATCGCAGCCCACCAGACCCCTGTCGA TTCCCATCATTCCGGACATCCCTATTGTGGATGCAGAGGCAGGAGATGAGTATGACAGCTACCTGATGTACAGCAATGATGTGCTCAAGTCCCCAACAAGCTCCAAGACACCCAGTGTCTCTGGTGATG ATTACATGATGAACGGGAAGTGGGAGCAGAACTTCCTTTTCCCGGGGGGATCACTGACACGCAACTTGTCAGCTTCATCCTCTCCCATGTCCACTCTGAGCTCCAACTACAGAGGAGCAGGCGGCTCCATGTCCACAGAGACCACCAACACTTACTTGACAGGACACG GCGGCTCTCATAGAAAGGAGATGATGGGAGGCGGAGTGCACACAACTGAAGTCATCATGAGGAAGCGTTCAGAGAACAGAGGCTACACAGATGAAAACATCCGGGACTCCATCGTCATGACCGACGTGTCGAGCAAGTTCCCAGATCTGG ATGCTCGATTCTCTCCCGGAGTGCCGGAAACCCCCAGCAGACTGGTGTTTTCTGCTCTGGGACCAACTGCTCTCAAAGTCAGCTGGCAGGAGCCCCACTGTGAGAAAGACATCCTGGGCTACTGTGTTCTTTACCAGCTGCTCAACGGAG CTGAGACCAAGCGCATCGATGTGACAAACCCAGCAGAGAACTCTGTGATCATCCACGACCTGCTGCCCAACCACTCCTACCTGTTTAAGGTGAAGGCTCAGAGCCAGGAGGGCTGGGGCCCGGAGAGAGAGGGAGTCATCACCATCGAGTCCGCCGTGGACCCCAAGAGTCCCCTCAGCCCCATGCCAG GCTCGCCGTTCACCCTGAGCACCCCCAGTGCTCCGGGCCCTCTGGTGTTCACCGCTCTGAGCCCCGACTCCCTGCAGCTCAGCTGGGAGAAACCTCGCAAACCCAACGGAGACATCCTGGGCTACATAGTCACCTGCGAACAGCTCCACGGAGGAG GTGATGTGCGCTCCTTCCAGGTGAACGGCGACAGCGCCGAGACCAGTTTGACCGTTCCAAACCTGACTGAGAACGTTCCGTATAAGTTCAAGGTTCAGGCTCGGACCACGCAGGGCTTCGGTCCAGAGAGGGAGGGCATCATCACCATCGAGTCCCAGGATGGAG GCGCCTTATCTCAGTACAACAGCCAATCACTGACGAGGAGGGACGTGTTCCTCATGCCAACAGAAGTCACCACGCAGACCAACGTCTCCCACACCATGCTCAACGACCCTTACTTCTCAG ACGGGATGACGACGACCACACAGCACACAGAGAGCGGCAGCATGGTGACCCGTCAGATCACCAGGGAGGTGGTTCAGAGGAGCGTCATGGGAGGCTCCACCGTCACCAAGAAGATGTTTTATGAGACCTAa